In one window of Pseudomonas putida DNA:
- a CDS encoding DUF1653 domain-containing protein, which produces MQIQPGVYRHYKGPEYRVFSVARHSESEEWMVFYQCLYGDYGFWVRPLSMFQESVEVDGEQVPRFALVKAEEGLAALAGKPRE; this is translated from the coding sequence ATGCAGATACAACCAGGCGTATACCGGCATTACAAAGGGCCTGAGTACCGTGTCTTCAGCGTTGCGCGGCACTCGGAGAGCGAAGAGTGGATGGTGTTCTACCAATGCCTGTATGGTGACTATGGGTTTTGGGTGCGGCCACTTTCGATGTTCCAGGAGTCGGTCGAGGTTGACGGCGAGCAGGTGCCACGCTTTGCTTTGGTCAAGGCAGAAGAGGGGCTTGCGGCACTGGCCGGGAAGCCTCGCGAGTGA